Genomic segment of Aquarana catesbeiana isolate 2022-GZ linkage group LG02, ASM4218655v1, whole genome shotgun sequence:
CCTCTGATGAGGGTTCTTGAATGTTACCCTATCTGTAATCAGATCCCCAGTCATCAGGGGCAGCTCTGACTCTGACAACGCTAAACTTCAGTTTAGTCATAGTCCAGAACATGGCATTGTAACTGCAGGGAGCCCACAGATAATCTTTGTGGCTAGCCCTTTGTTTTCTGCCTGTCTTTTTTGGGAACAGTTTCCATaattcagttcctctttaataggCACAAGCATTCATACTTGGTGGACTCATGTTGTTAAAAGACTTCTCATTAGAAGGGTCTATTATTGATCGCATGGAGCCTGCAAGATCTTAATTAGTTGTCGATACTGTCAACTAAGTAGCACATTGTTGTCCTTATTGCTTCATACACACTGGACACTGTCCTTCAGAGGTACATTTTTGGATGTCAGACTAAAAAGGTCTCTATTACATAATATTCACAAATGCAGAAAACACTGGACAGTGAACTATGGGTCATTTCCATGACCATCAAACAAATCATTAATAATTGATAACCATCGGGTTAATAATTATGACATGCATTAGTCTACATAGATATATAGTGCCTTAGTGAAAGAAGTTTACTATCACTCCTGTCATTTCCAAACAAGCGCATCCTGATCCATCACAAGATTCACTATGGCCTTCAGTGGGATCTGGAACGTCTATTCTCAGGAGAACTATGAATCTTTCTTAAAGGCTGTGGGTAAGTGTGCTATTAACTGACAAGCATAGAGACTATGAATTAGAAATACAAATATTTTTGAGTCATAAAGGCATAAATACCAAAGATCCTATATTGTGTTGCAAAAAAATGACAGTAGCTGCATGATTGCTATGTTTATTATGACTATTTTAAGACCACAGATaattatttcactttatttttttttttacagattgcaGAAATGGCTATATTAGGAATTATTCTATTTAATATTTAAAACAATATTATAGAATTTAGACTTATATGCTGTGTACCTGTAACATTGTAAAACATTTGTTTTATGATTAATGTTATTCTATTAACTGCCGCTTGTGGTAACTCTTTACCACAAGGGAATTAAGTCCTGATCAGTGGCATCAACTCCTGACTGTTTGATTGCTGCAAGTCCTACTATATAGGCTGCCATGAGTAGACAGTATGCAGATGCAGGAGACTGAGGCAAGGTGAGAAACTTATTGAGCAAACCTTGGCTGCTAAATGATAAAAAGATATAATCTATTCTGAGCATAGGAATATCAGATCTTTGTAACCATAGATACACTGTGCCTCATGTAGCCAAAATTTCCAAAAAGAGAGGATCTTGTGTTGCTCATTGAAGCTGTAGTAAAATTAGTGGATCCATTTTAACGAATGTAGAGGGAATGAATCACAAATGATTGAACTAAAATTTGGGAAAAAGATTAATGGAATGATCTTTAATAAACCAGTAttttgattctgaaaaaaaaaatttaaaggtgtTATGTGTATTATACATCCTTTTGCATTCCAGGTGTGCCTGACGACATCATCAAAGTGGCAAAGGATATTAAACCAGTGATTGAAATCCAGCAAAATGGAAATGACTTTGTTGTTACATTAAAGACCCCAAAGAATTCTCAGAGTAATTCCTTTACTGTTGGTCAGGAAGCAGAAATCACAAGCGCTGGAGGGAAAAAGTTTAAGGTAACAACCTAAGCCTACATCTATGAAAGGATAatgcttgtattttttttatttttttattaatgctACACAAATTTGCATTTCAATTTGCTAAGTGAACGTGCTTGTACATTTCTTCTGTgcaaatgaggaaaaaatgaatggTATTGGACTTTTTCCTTTGctggttgaatgtttttcattgatttaaaatgaaGCATGCTACATTTTAGGCACTAGATCATGCTAAGTATTATAAGAATTTTCttatgatacttagcaccatctagttgCCAAGTTGACATTATGTCAAATAGCTAGTTCCAAATAAATGTTCCTATAACCATGGGATGACATTGCTTTTGAAAAATCCTTACCAAGGAGTAACTCCATTCATCCACCTCCCTCAATATCACTGTCCAGCTATACATCCATATGTCCATCAAGCCAAAGATAGAAATAGATATTTAAACTTGTTTTGATGCTGGTTTTACAGTGAAGCAGTTATGCCTTGGTGTTCACAGCCATTAAATGCCACTTCATCAGGAGTATCATGGGACATGTAATCACATTGTTATAGTATGTACAATGGTTTCCTGTCCAACAAGCCCAAAACACAAGGCACAGGCAGTGTTCCCCCACATACCTAAAGATACAGGGGTACCCAAAGAGACAGGCAGGGGCCCATCCCCCAGACATCTATATACATCAGATATTTTCAGTGGACATACACATGTTGGCAACTTGTTTCTGATTACACACAAGTCATAGTACCAAAAAGGGTACACCTGTATCTGCCGGTAGATGCCTTGTATTTTGGGCTTGTTGGATGGGGAGCCATTGCACATACTATAACAATATTCCACCTCCAATGATACTCCAAATGAAGCAGCATTTATTGGTTGCaaagcacattggggttgatttactaaaactggtgagtgcaaaatctggtgtagttctgcatagaaaccactcagctttcagttttttttgtcaaagcttaaccacttcccacccagcctatagtcaATTGACAGCTGGACGGGACATTCGTCGATCCGGGTGGATGTCTTATGACATCCTCCCGGGTCATGCCTCGTGCGGAGCGGCAGGGCCAGGGTGTGGcgtgatctgtcaccagctgtgtccatcGGACAaagctgatgactgatcagtgtactagATCCCTGCCATTACcaagtgatcgctgtgaccaatcacagaagatcacatgacaattttaaacaatggatggcttcttttcatgccatctgttgtgtacaattgtgttgctagctgtgattggtcaccttGATGACATTGtctagacagggccaatcacagctcatctgtaccatgtgattatgtgaccaattacagctattcacaacaaaacagactgaacaaatcagtttcattcagtaaaaattatACCTTATACCAGTGAAGTTCCTGGTATGAACAatcatattgtgtaaaaaaaaaaaaaaaaaaaatcctgttctatggtaacactgtattgctctggtcacagtgtaaaaaaaaaaatcataaataaaatgtcataaaaaaaaaataaataaataaaaatatatatattatatgttttattatttttacacactgtcactagtcagtgtccctgatcactgccaccacTGCTATATGATAACGCTGcactgcactggtgatagtatgtaaaaaaaaaaaaaaaaaaaaacaaattgtgaaaaaaattgtttcttttaatttattaattttccaaaaaattatgacaaaaaaatacaacttcaaaatctcgccatacctcttactaaataccttggactttctactttccaaaaaggggtcatttggggggtatttgtgctgtcctggtgttttcagTCCTCAAGGATTGGAGATAGGCCATcaggtacatcaggattgatcgatttccatatatatatatatatatatatatatatatatataccatagtttatggactctaaaactttcctacagactaaataatatacactgattagggttattttcaccaaaacaatgtagcagaataaattttggcctaaatttatgaagaaagattatttatctgcaagattttataacagaaatgaagaaaagctcttttcttcaaaattttctgtcttttttcatttatttagcaagaataaaacccagtggtgattaacgaccactaaaaaaaagctctatttgtgtgaaaaaaagagaaaaatgtcatatgggtacagtgttgcatgactgtgcaattgtcattcaaagtgtgacagcgctgaaagctgaaaattggcctggacaggaagggggtaaaagtgcccggaaTCTAAGcggtaattgaacaagctaaagttagaagctgattggtttctatgcagagcttcgccagattttgcactctccatttttagtaaatcaaccccattgtgttaagCCACCCCGCCTCACTGTGGAACCTGCATATGGAAacaaaaggaacatttttttttttttttttttggccaacaaaTTAAAATTTTAATGGACCTGCTTTTCTGTTTTTCTtgcacatattttttgaaaatacctttgtataatttaataaaaactcaaataaataaACTCCAATCATGTATATATGTTATGTTCA
This window contains:
- the LOC141129948 gene encoding fatty acid-binding protein, liver: MAFSGIWNVYSQENYESFLKAVGVPDDIIKVAKDIKPVIEIQQNGNDFVVTLKTPKNSQSNSFTVGQEAEITSAGGKKFKVTVNLEGGKLICKSDTFSHIQEVNGDEMVEQITIGSTTLIRKSKRS